The Panicum virgatum strain AP13 chromosome 6K, P.virgatum_v5, whole genome shotgun sequence nucleotide sequence AACTTCTTCCATATTGGTCCAACTTCTTCCTCTTATCAAGCAATAAAATGCATTGTAATATAGTACAACAATaagaataaaaagaaaaagaaaacctgTAGAAAACCTCACACTCCCAAGCGAATACGGAAGCAGAGAATCCAATTGCTTACCCACAGACAGAGGCGGATCTAGCGTACGGGCATGGAGCTGGAGGCCCCTCTCCCCTACCCTCGTACCTCCCATGAAGCCTCTCCAACAATTTTTAGCTATCaatgaggaggaggacggaaaaaagaaaaacaaagacccccccccccctccaaaaataaaaataaattcttGGATCCTCCACGGCCTACATAATAAAATAGAGTCCATCTTGGTTTCTATACAAAAAgttctttatttgcattgaaATAACAATGAGAAATCATAATTAGATTGCAGCATCCGCCGCTCACAATCACCCATTGCCACAAAAGGGCAGAAATCTCCAATCGATTCCCACGATCGCCCGACACCAATCTACACAAGCTACAGAACAAGGCAGAGCGCACCCGGAGCAAATCAAATCTTCAGCTCCGGCGGATCAAGCAGAGAATCTTTGCCGAAAACCTGTAGACCAAACCCATTTGATTACTCCAAACCAATGCGGTTGAGCATCAGGGTATCTCGCCGAAAATCTGAACTAACAAGAGCAGGGGAATGGAGACGCTCGCCCAACTCCACTGCACATGTCTGTCACTGCCTATCACTAGTCTGATTTTGTTCGTTTGACCAATCGGAGATGAATAGGATTTCCCTCGCATTATCTTTGTATATTTTCAGTGACCTGCTAGATGTGGCTTCTAGGTGCTCTGTTCTTGTGTGGTCGGTACGTGCTGTTCTTTACAGAACAGAGGACTGAAGATGCTATCAAGCCTCTGTAAACACAATGTTTCAAATCACGTTTTGTATCGTTATGCCTTGTAGTTTTGCATGTCGAGTCAATTCTTGGCCAAAGTTGGGGGTGGCACTGGCACCGAGTGGTCCAGCTGACCCACGGCGTTTTCTAGTACCAGCACCACTCTCGGATACAGCTCGCACACGAAGCTGTCGCGTACTCGCGTGGCAGCCTGCCTCTGCCTGCCTACGAGGGAGTCGGTCCccggatctctctctctctctgtagaGCAGCAGCTGGCTGGTCCGTGCATTTGGCAAATGGCAACGCCACGGCCGCGGACCATTCGCACTGATGCATCATGCAGTGATCCGGCACGCCGAAGATATCTGGCTTTGGACTCCATCTCTACCAAGCTGTACCTGTGTCCAGCTTCCAATGAGTCTCCTCTGCAGTACTACGAAGTGATTCCGATCACCGGCAGCTGcacccaaaaaaataaaaaacagttGCTTCACTTAGATTTTTGCCTTATATGCACTCCCTCAGCATAATATTCTGcaccccccgcccccccccccccccccaacaggCTTGACTGTTCAACAGTAGTCTTATCGCACCCCTCAGTCTATACCGGTGGACCGCAGTAAAATTTCTGTTTCATTGTAGAAGTACCATATAACGTTCACACTCAGACGAGACGACACGGTTAAAAAAAAACTGCCAACTCGCTGCGGAAGTCCTGTGTCACAAATTTTGGCTGGTTGCACGGAAGAAGAGGAACCTACCCAGGCAAGATTTCTCTGCTGCTCTGCTCCCGGCGCGGCGCCTGAGCCCACCGGATGCCGGAAGGGGCGGggcaggaggggagggggggtgGTAGTGTGGTACAGGCCAGGCCAGGGCCAGGCCGGCTGCTCCGGACAAAGAGCGCCGGGCACGGCCAGttgcccgctgccgccgctctgGTGCCGGCTAAGCGGCAGCGGTTGGCGTCCACCTCCCGCCGACATGCCGTCCCCACGCCCACGCCCCCCTCTTcttcgcctccctccctctcccgatTATATAACCATCCCCGGCCGTCGCCTCCCCTGCAGTCTCTTCTCTTCTCCCAATCATCACCATCTTCCATTCCTccccaactccatctctctCGTTCTTGAATcgctcgtgcgccgccgcgtgccgtgCCGTAGTCAACGGAGGAGGAGCGCGAAGGCGGCAATGGCGAAGGGCGGGCTGGGGAAGCTGCGGTGCATGATGAGGAGGTGGCACTCGTCCAGCCGCATCGCCCGCGCGCCGTCGCccggcgaggacgccggcgCCCGGGGCGCGTCGTTCCACGGCGCCGCGGACGAGGTGCCCAAGGGCCTGCACCCGGTCTACGTCGGCAGGTCGCGCCGCCGGTACCTCGTCGCCGAGGAGCTCGTGGCCCACCCGCTGTTCCAGACCCTCGTccaccgcgccggcggcgccgccgaggccggctgcACCGTCGTCGGCTGCGAGGTCGTCCTCTTCGAGCACCTCCTCTGGATGCTCGAGAACGCGGACCCGCAGCCCGAGTCCCTCGACGAGCTCGTCGAGTACTACGCGTGCTCACCGCCGCCAGCCACCGGCCCGGCCGCCGGAGTCGGGAGCCTCTCGAATCtcccagccgcggcggcggatcgcTCTGCGATTTCCTGTGTCCTGAGCCGTAGGATTAGAGTAGGGGAAACCATTGTTAATCACCGTGCTGTGCAGCTCACGGACGCTGCTCTTCCGGCTCCGTTGATCCGATTCGATTGCCTCTAGTTTGCTACAATTTTTTTAATGCTATCCTCCTAATAAGATCTCTGGAGTCTGGGCACATGTCTCCATGTATATTgcgatgcaaaaaaaaagaaagcaaaaAATTGCTCATCTCGACTCCTCGATATGATTTGCAGAGTTCTTTGTTTCTGCTGGCGCTCTTGTTCGTCACCGGTGCAATACAAGAATTTTATTTTTAAGCCTGTATACTCGATTACGTTGCATTTTTTCTCAAATATGCGGAGAAACtacgtatctttgtattaaggagAAAGAAAATTTAATACAACATGCTATGAGCGCTCGTGAGGTCACTACGGATTACAAGAGAGCAAAACGGAGCAAGGCTGTAAGCTCAATTACGCTGTGTCAGAATGACATGCATTTTAGATTCAAGTGCTAATAGATAAGCTAATAGAtaaaagtgctaaactttatcGTTAGTCTATCAGTGATAATGGAGTGGgctaaaatttaaataaagaCTTAAACTCTTTAACTGTTTAACATATGCATGATTCCCTTGTTAATATGTATTAAAGTTTAGTGATTAACTTTAACTCATTCAAACAACAGTCCTTAAtcgcaggggcggagctaggttATAAGTATTGGGTGCGGCCGCACCCACAAAAAGATCATAATCATTCATTACATTTAGTTTTTTCACCATATTTGTTTGAGTATTATTTGTTTGTTACAAAGCGTCGCACCCCCCTCCGTCTCtctctagctccgcccctgcttaATCGTCTTCATCCACCGTAAAGCAAAGAGTTGTATGTGCACGACTTCATCTAATCCTACAGTTTTAATGTCGTGGACTGACTATAGCCAGCTGCTACCCAAACACGATGAGCTTGAAATGAGCCTACTCATCATCAATGAATTCGGAATGGTGTGTGTGGCGGACTCAACCTGGGGCCCTACCACCAGAAGGAAGCCCCTCTCTGAGAAAGCTTCTTGTGCCATTACAAAATCAGACACACGTTGCTGTCAGGCCAGGGTTTCGCTCGACGCTTTGGACCCAATCCTGCTCATCCTCTTCGCTGTCTGTCTCCATCTAATCCGAGCTTAGCCACTTCTTAACGACATGCAACACGACATGGGGCCGTGTACTCCGCTAAGCTTCATTTGTCGCCGATTCCTTCTACCCCTGCTCAAACAAAACGCGCTGCCCTCCAACGTACAGCCCTGAGAATTTTCTAATCACCGATGGGCTcaagataaaatttaaaaaggTTTCAAATACGCATTGCACTGCTTATTTTATTGAGTACGGTGTCGCtgctttttttatataaaaaaactgAGTGTAGTTGAGGCATTATTTTTGGTGTCCGAACGACGACCCTCCCATGATTGCAACGTTGATACGTGTCTTTCGTGGGAATTGGAGGCCAAATCCCTACTGCTAGTCGGCAGATGTGACCTAATATTTCAAACTTGACTAAGTTAATTACCCTTAACCACCCTTCCAAAGTCATAACCTTTGATTAGTGTGTGGACCTCAAGCATACAATTCAAAAATTTGGGTTGGAGGTTAGAGAGAAGAATCTAAAAAGGGCACTGTTGGATGCATGCCTGTGCTGAATCATTGAGCAGAGAGAACAGAGGAAGATGTATATAGAAGAGGAATTGGAAGATGGACACACAGTAAGGCGAATGGAGTGGTGCCCTTTTGCCTTTGTTGCTTCCTTTGGCCAATCTTGTGGTTGGCGCCCTTGATTCTTGCAAGGAAAATCAAAGGAGACTTCAAATGATTAGCAGTAGTTGCTCTGATTAAAGTAGACTGATGCGTGCCTTCGAGTAAGGTACTGTGTGGCCATGCATCCCTCTATTTTATATGCGCTACTTGACATAGACATATCTGAATTGTACCGGTGTCCCGCACTTGTCTTTGCAAAAATAATAAACATAACAATAAAAGGAAGTTGGCcctgaaaattatatgaaatcCATTTGGACTTTAAGAGCTTATTCAAATTTGGGTCAGGAGGTTATAGAGCCAACTACCATACATCCATGATCCATGTCTAAGGAcagattttttttaatgaaacagGAGGGGTTCCCCCTAGTGGTTTTATATTAATAAAACAAAGTACCTATTAGGACAGATGGATGCAAAGGCGAATAACACCATTGATCAGCACTTATTAGGACAAAATTGGGTGTTAAAATTTACTAATATTGGCATGCATTGCTAGTACAATTAAAGGCCCAAAATCATTCAGGACACCAAAACGACCTGCAACACGCAATCTAAGCACCTTAATTGGCGCAATCCATAGCTCGGACGCAGACCGACTAACGACGTTCGACTGACAGATACGTTCATCGTGGTATTTAGTTTATGATCGTCATAATTTTCAGAGAGGGGCTGCTGATGTTTCAGCTCAGCACAGCTGTAGCGAATTAGCGATATTAGAACACACCACAGTGCTTCAATTAGCAAGttcctgaaaaaaaaatctgatttcTGTCACTGTTTCACGTGGAGGATCATGGAAATGTCACGTCAGAGCAATGCTGCATGATCGTTCCAATCAATGTTCAGAGCAGGGCACCAAATGGTGTGTATGCATTAAACATGTGCAGCCTGATGAGAGCACCGTGAAATTTAATTTGTAAGAATTGTGGTGTGTGAGGTCTTGCCGCCGTATGGGCCGTCCTACAAAATTTATACTCGATTCTGTACCCAATCATTAGAGTTTATAGAGAATCAGCCGATGGAGATCACTCATTGCAGCAAGGGCATGCAGAGATCTCCGAACGATTCGCGTGATCATCCTGCACTGATCTACTCTAGCTACAGAACAAGGCAGAGCGCATCCGGATCAAATCCTGTAGCCGCGGCGGATCATGCAGGCTCACTTGACAACAGAAACCTCCGGACCTAATCCATTTCTTTACTGGAAACCCATGCGATTATTATCCGCCGGAGCCTGAATTTTAACGAGATCAGCAGGGGAATGAGTTAGCCGCCGGAGATGTGGACGCGCTCACCCGACCCCCAAGCACATGTCTGTCAGTATCAGTGATCTAGTTTCCTTTGTTGGTTTGATCAATCAGAAATGAGTAGAATTTGTCATGCATTATCtttaggtcctgtttagtttccaaaaaatttctacagcacctgtcacatcgaatgttcggacatatgcatggagcattaaatgtagttaaaaaaataattaattacacagtctaattaattagcatgagacgaatcttttaaatctaattagtctatagttaaacattaattgtcaaataacaacgaaagtacTTTAGTTGTGATCGTTCGAGACCTGTTCAGCTAGGTGCTCTGTTCTTGCGTGGTCGGTACATGCTGCTATTATAGAATACTATTGGCTAAAGCTGCTACTATAGACTTATGTTTGCATTAGTCAGAACAGCCCAGAGTTCAAATGATGGATGGTGCTGCTGTGTTGCATGCATGTAGTACCAAGGTTTCCCAGGGATTTCTTTTATCGCAGTTCTGATCAGCTTAACCCTTTTCCTTGGATTCAGTAAGTGCTGTACATATATGTCCAAGAGAAATGTTGTGAGCAACTTACCGCTGATCTTCTTGCCTATTCCGAGACCTTCACGATTTGATCTATTGTTAGAAATTTAGACAATTTCAGTAGCAATTTAATCCAGAAAAAAACAAACATGTGTGTGACATTAGATATGTGCACATGTGATTTAAACGTGATGAACATATAGATGATACTTATTATCATAAGAAAAATATACCCAGCGGCAGAGCCGGATGCACTAGTCGACATAGTGCTTGTTAGTGTAGTCGTCCCGCTCAATGCAGTGCAGAACGGAAGCAGTGCCAATAACCAAAGACACCGGGAAGAAGACGATCACCGCAGCACCAGGAAGGAGAGAACGAAGCGAGTAGTCGTGCCACAGCGACACTCCACAAAAACGTGATTGCCGGCCTTCACCCGAGCAGGAGAACTCGTGGACAACAGCGTTTCGGAGGCCTACTCTTCCCGTTCTTATGCGCGCAAGAACAGGAACGGGAAAAACAGTCCGGCAGCAGAATCAATGGAATTGTTGTGTGTCAGTCAGGAGAAAGAGTGACCAACCGACACTTTTATCATGCGCGTGCGGAAGGTG carries:
- the LOC120712529 gene encoding auxin-responsive protein SAUR76-like; protein product: MAKGGLGKLRCMMRRWHSSSRIARAPSPGEDAGARGASFHGAADEVPKGLHPVYVGRSRRRYLVAEELVAHPLFQTLVHRAGGAAEAGCTVVGCEVVLFEHLLWMLENADPQPESLDELVEYYACSPPPATGPAAGVGSLSNLPAAAADRSAISCVLSRRIRVGETIVNHRAVQLTDAALPAPLIRFDCL